The following are encoded together in the Chiloscyllium plagiosum isolate BGI_BamShark_2017 chromosome 46, ASM401019v2, whole genome shotgun sequence genome:
- the LOC122544142 gene encoding E3 ubiquitin-protein ligase DTX4-like, giving the protein MNFTARGFPRHCYLPDNEKGREVLRLLLVAWDRRLIFAIGTSSTTGETDTVVWNEIHHKTEFGSNLTGHGYPDCNYLENVWAELRAQGISDD; this is encoded by the exons ATGAATTTCACCGCACGAGGATTCCCACGACATTGTTACTTACCCGACAACGAAAAAGGCCGAGAG GTGCTGAGGTTACTGCTGGTGGCCTGGGACCGAAGGTTAATCTTCGCCATTGGGACATCCAGCACGACGGGAGAGACAGACACGGTTGTCTGGAACGAGATCCATCACAAGACGGAGTTTGGCTCGAATCTGACTGGACACGGCTACCCAGACTGTAACTACCTGGAGAACGTCTGGGCAGAACTGAGGGCCCAGGGGATCAGCGACGATTAG
- the LOC122544093 gene encoding serine protease FAM111A-like, with protein MSSVQVWRHQIFYDLKKNICQQISIKSYIYYNNGEFQTRYLPSTMKSITKRSSYPTYIVEDIRKSVGRIFYYNYQYNRYIFLGTCFVFHHGLLLTCCHVVHNQSLNQLYVTFENFTNNSYINCFRFKNILYSSKSLDYALFEVDWDGSQVPKDLTKSDNAISKPGQVCIVGYSDITDKGYEICPVIPPECNQINPQPLLRVPFNVYSKMNYLELTSHEGFTNSQSFSYSVSYDGQNINIQFTSASEIRNPNLNYNHQMGNLTTIYSGESNNQINYLASMAEGSSGSPIFNEQGQLIAMHHSGNILNDDGEMPKYYIARGVNISAIISDIKSQQNLQM; from the exons ATGTCGTCGGTACAG GTGTGGCGTCACCAAATATTTTATGATCTAAAGAAAAACATCTGTCAACAAATATCTATTAAATCGTATATATATTATAATAATGGAGAATTCCAAACTCGTTATTTACCATCGACGATGAAAAGCATTACAAAAAGAAGCAGTTACCCAACGTATATTGTTGAAGACATCAGAAAGTCTGTGGGACGTATATTTTATTACAACTACCAGTATAATAGATATATTTTCTTAGGTACTTGTTTCGTATTTCATCATGGGCTATTACTTACCTGCTGTCACGTTGTTCATAATCAGTCACTGAATCAATTATATGTTACCTTTGAAAACTTTACAAATAATAGTTACATAAATTGTTTTAGATTTAAGAATATACTGTATTCTTCAAAGTCTTTAGACTATGCTTTGTTTGAAGTAGACTGGGATGGATCACAAGTACCAAAAGACCTAACAAAATCAGATAACGCCATATCTAAACCTGGACAAGTCTGTATTGTCGGTTATTCTGATATTACAGACAAAGGTTATGAGATATGCCCTGTAATCCCCCCGGAATGCAATCAAATTAATCCTCAGCCTTTATTAAGAGTTCCCTTTAATGTTTATAGCAAAATGAACTATCTTGAATTAACATCCCATGAAGGATTTACAAATTCTCAATCATTCTCTTATTCAGTATCATATGATGGTCAAAATATCAATATTCAGTTTACCTCTGCTTCAGAAATAAGAAATCCTAATTTAAACTATAACCATCAAATGGGAAATCTAACTACAATCTATTCAGGGGAAAGCAATAATCAAATCAATTATTTGGCATCAATGGCAGAGGGATCATCTGGTTCCCCCATATTTAATGAGCAGGGACAATTAATTGCAATGCACCATTCGGGAAACATCCTTAATGATGATGGAGAAATGCCCAAGTACTATATTGCACGGGGAGTAAACATTTCTGCGATTATTAGTGATATAAAATCGCAACAAAACTTGCAAATGTAA